The Synchiropus splendidus isolate RoL2022-P1 chromosome 1, RoL_Sspl_1.0, whole genome shotgun sequence genome includes a window with the following:
- the LOC128755006 gene encoding TRAF2 and NCK-interacting protein kinase-like isoform X10, whose product MANDSPAKSLVDIDLASLRDPAGIFELVEVVGNGTYGQVYKGRHVKTGQLAAIKVMDVTEDEEEEIKLEINMLKKYSHHRNIATYYGAFIKKSPPGHDDQLWLVMEFCGAGSITDLVKNTKGNQLKEDWIAYISREILRGLAHLHAHHVIHRDIKGQNVLLTENAEVKLVDFGVSAQLDRTVGRRNTFIGTPYWMAPEVIACDENPDATYDYRSDLWSCGITAIEMAEGAPPLCDMHPMRALFLIPRNPPPRLKSKKWSKKFFSFIEGCLVKNYTQRPPTDQLLKHPFIRDQPNERQVRIQLKDHIDRTKKKRGEKDETEYEYSGSEEEEEDPPEQEGEPSSIVNVPGESTLRRDFIRLQQENKERSEALRRQQLLQEQQLREQEEYKRQLLAERQKRIEQQKEQRRRLEEQQRREREMRRQQEREQRRREQEDKRRIEEMDRRRKEEEERRRAEDEKRRNDREQEYIRRQLEEEQRHLEMLQEQLLREQAMLLEFKWRELEEQRKAERLHKRLQQEHVYQLSLQRDSKPPADKSKLYSDNSKPSKTSTLPPDRPQTSTSHAQVLESTSLKASCTRESSTTSDATRLKTDVSEMNDSDESSKNSLSLTLSDSNATQAEDLESDKVPEPVKHPPQPVKEADERYRKNIQGSPQTAAPPKQPPLPPRSSEPFSNGGSSEASAMHRPMEPQVQWSHLAALKSSNSATPSPPPPPPVARSQSFSESSNVTTNFAQLQLRSQDPHHHHHLHHPSPARNDPQPPLHHSQAQPRADHQAAGEEVPPKVPVRTTSRSPVLPRRESPLPSQPGGQRNAGVNVEQRPLWDRVEKLQPRPGSGSSSGSSNSSSQASPGDRFRPRSSSKSEGSPHQRLENVPKKTDEKNQARPTRPSDLTALAKELRAVDDAKPPNKVTDYSSSSEESGTTDEEDDEEVDQEAGEESTSGAEDSRAGYPHGFRRRVSNGETESAKTMLVEDSESDQATTPSKDGTLVIRQSTIDIKRLVNMSSSPAGNSQPLPLGHGFQEKNGFASRIHHLPDLIQQSHHSPSSSTTMLSSSSSFPSTPSHPSPAMSPLNPLDQLIAIESQSESNSMSKHKSSSSFTPFIDPRLLQISPSSGSSLNNMAFGQDGRLPDPLRSDPSRKGSVVNVNPVNTRPPSDTPEIRKYKKRFNSEILCAALWGVNLLVGTESGLMLLDRSGQGKVYPLINRRRIQQMDVLEGLNVLVTISGKKNKLRVYYLSWLRNKILHNDPEVEKKQGWVNVGDLEGCVHYKVVKYERIKFLVLALKNSVEVYAWAPKPYHKFMAFKSFGDLVHKPLLVDLTVEEGQRLKVIYGSCSGFHAVDVDSGAVYDIYLPTHIQTSIQCHAIIILPNTDGIELLVCYEDEGVYVNTYGRITKDVVLQWGEMPTSVAYIRSNQIMGWGEKAIEIRSVETGHLDGVFMHKRAQRLKFLCERNDKVFFASVRQGGASQVYFMTLGRTSLMSW is encoded by the exons ggaCGACATGTCAAGACTGGACAGCTGGCTGCCATTAAAGTCATGGATGTCACAGAG gacgaagaggaggaaaTTAAACTGGAGATCAATATGCTGAAGAAGTATTCCCACCACAGAAACATCGCCACGTACTACGGTGCTTTTATTAAAAAGAGTCCTCCTGGTCATGATGACCAGCTATGG TTGGTGATGGAGTTCTGTGGAGCTGGATCCATCACCGACCTGGTGAAGAACACCAAGGGAAACCAGCTGAAAGAAGACTGGATAGCCTACATCTCCAGGGAAATCCTCAGG GGTCTGGCCCACTTACATGCCCACCACGTCATCCACCGTGACATCAAGGGACAGAACGTGCTGCTGACTGAGAACGCAGAGGTCAAATTAG TGGACTTTGGTGTTAGTGCCCAGCTGGACAGAACAGTAGGACGGAGAAACACTTTCATTGGGACACCATATTGGATGGCACCCGAGGTCATAGCTTGTGATGAGAACCCAGATGCCACATATGACTACAGA AGCGATCTGTGGTCGTGTGGTATCACTGCCATAGAAATGGCTGAAGGAGCGCCGC CACTTTGTGACATGCATCCGATGCGTGCCCTATTTCTTATTCCAAGAAACCCTCCTCCCAGGCTTAAATCAAAAAAATG GTCCAAAAAGTTCTTCAGTTTTATCGAGGGCTGTCTGGTGAAGAACTACACGCAGCGACCACCGACAGATCAGCTGCTGAAGCATCCTTTCATCCGTGATCAGCCCAATGAGAGGCAGGTCCGCATTCAGCTGAAGGACCACATTGACCgcacgaagaagaagagaggagagaaag ATGAAACGGAGTATGAGTACAGtggcagtgaggaggaggaggaggatcccCCAGAGCAGGAAGGAGAGCCCAG TTCCATTGTCAACGTTCCTGGTGAGTCTACCCTGCGCCGGGACTTCATCCGTCTGCAGCAGGAGAACAAGGAGCGATCAGAAGCTCTTCGTCGCCAGCAACttcttcaggagcagcagctgcgtGAACAAGAGGAGTACAAGAGGCAACTTCTGGCCGAGAGGCAGAAACGTATTGAGCAACAGAAAGAGCAGCGGAGACGACTAGAGGAA CAACAAAGACGTGAGCGTGAGATGAGGCGGCAACAGGAGCGAGAGCAGCGACGCCGTGAACAGGAGGACAAGAGGCGCATCGAAGAGATGGATCGAAGAcgtaaggaggaggaggagcgccgACGTGCCGAAgatgagaagagaagaaatgacCGTGAGCAG GAATACATCCGtcggcagctggaggaggagcagagacacTTGGagatgctgcaggagcagctgctgcgtgAACAGGCCATGCTGCTG GAGTTTAAGTGGcgggagctggaggagcagcgcaAGGCAGAGCGGCTTCACAAGCGCCTGCAACAGGAACACGTTTACCAGCTGTCTCTTCAGCGCGACTCCAAACCTCCTGCAGACAAGAGCAAACTCTACTCAGACAATAGCAAACCTTCAAAGACCTCGACCCTGCCCCCTGACCGACCCCAAACTTCAACCTCACACGCTCAGGTTCTTGAGAGCACTTCCCTGAAAGCAAGTTGCACTCGTGAGTCCTCCACTACCTCTGATGCCACTAGACTCAAGACTGACGTTTCAGAGATGAATGACTCTGATGAGAGCAGCAAGAACTCACTGAGTCTGACTCTGAGTGACTCTAATGCTACCCAGGCAGAGGATTTGGAGTCTGATAAAGTTCCTGAGCCTGTCAAACATCCTCCTCAGCCTGTAAAAGAG GCTGACGAGCGCTATCGTAAGAACATTCAGGGCTCCCCTCAGACCGCTGCTCCTCCCAAGCAGCCCCCTCTGCCTCCCCGCTCCTCTGAACCCTTCTCCAATGGTGGATCCTCTGAGGCATCGGCCATGCACCGGCCCATGGAGCCTCAG GTCCAGTGGTCCCACCTGGCCGCCCTAAAGAGTAGCAACAGTGCTAccccctctcctccacctcctcctccagtcgCTCGCTCTCAGTCCTTCAGCGAGTCCAGCAACGTCACCACTAACTTTGCACAGCTCCAACTGCGTTCCCAGGAcccccaccatcaccaccatcttCACCACCCATCGCCTGCACGCAATGATCCCCAACCTCCCTTGCATCACTCTCAGGCCCAACCTCGAGCTGATCACCAGGCGGCTGGTGAGGAGGTTCCGCCTAAG GTTCCTGTCAGAACAACATCCAGGTCTCCTGTTTTGCCACGGCGTGAATCCCCGCTTCCATCACAGCCTGGCGGTCAGAGAAATGCTGGAGT AAATGTGgaacagcgccccctgtgggACCGTGTTGAGAAGCTCCAACCTCGTCCAGGCAGTGGCAGCTCCTCGGGCTCCTCCAACTCCAGCTCCCAGGCCAGTCCTGGCGACAGGTTCCGGCCTCGCT CTTCTTCCAAATCTGAGGGATCACCTCACCAGCGTCTGGAAAATGTCCCGAAAAAGACCGACGAGAAGAATCAAGCCCGACCAACCAGACCGTCT GACCTGACTGCACTCGCCAAGGAGCTGCGCGCTGTGGATGATGCTAAACCTCCTAATAAAGTGACCGACTACTCCTCCTCCAGTGAGGAGTCAGGCACcactgatgaagaggatgatgaggaggttGATCAGGAGGCAGGAGAAGAGTCAACCTCAGGAGCTGAGGACTCCAGAGCTGG ATATCCCCATGGCTTCCGCAGGCGGGTGAGTAATGGTGAGACAGAGTCGGCTAAGACCATGCTGGTTGAAGACTCAGAAAGCGACCAAGCCACCACACCCTCCAAGGACGGCACACTGGTCATCAGACAG AGCACCATTGACATAAAACGACTGGTCAATATGTCCTCTTCCCCGGCTGGTAACAGCCAGCCCCTACCCCTCGGCCATGGCTTCCAAGAGAAAAACGGCTTTGCCAGCCGTATTCACCACCTACCTGACCTTATCCAGCAGAGCCACCACTCCCCATCCTCCTCCACAACCAtgctttcttcctcctcctcattcccTTCCACACCAAGCCACCCCAGCCCTGCCATGTCCCCACTCAACCCCCTGGACCAGCTCATTGCCATAGAG AGCCAGTCAGAGAGCAACTCCATGTCCAAACACAAGTCTTCCTCCTCGTTCACTCCTTTCATCGACCCACGTCTCCTCCAGATCTCTCCATCCAGTGGCAGCTCCCTCAACAACATGG CATTTGGCCAGGACGGCCGTTTGCCTGACCCACTGAGGTCTGACCCATCACGCAAAGGTTCTGTCGTCAATGTGAACCCAGTAAACACACGCCCTCCAAGCGACACACCGGAGATTCGCAAGTACAAGAAGAGGTTCAACTCTGAGATCCTGTGTGCTGCTCTCTGGG GGGTGAACTTGCTCGTGGGAACAGAGAGTGGCCTGATGCTGCTGGACCGTAGTGGTCAGGGTAAAGTTTACCCGCTGATCAACCGCCGACGCATTCAACAAATGGACGTCTTGGAAGGCCTAAATGTTCTGGTGACCATATCAG GCAAAAAGAACAAGCTGCGCGTCTACTACCTGTCATGGCTTCGGAACAAGATTTTGCACAATGACCcggaggtggagaagaagcaggGCTGGGTCAACGTGGGCGACCTGGAAGGCTGCGTCCACTACAAAGTTG TCAAATATGAAAGGATCAAGTTCTTGGTGCTGGCCCTAAAGAACTCAGTGGAAGTCTACGCCTGGGCCCCGAAACCCTACCACAAGTTCATGGCCTTCAAG TCTTTTGGTGACTTGGTGCATAAGCCCCTGCTGGTGGAtctgactgtggaagaaggCCAAAGATTAAAGGTCATATACGGCTCCTGCTCTGGGTTCCATGCAGTGGATGTGGACTCTGGTGCTGTCTACGACATCTACCTACCCACACAT ATCCAAACCAGCATTCAATGCCATGCCATCATCATACTGCCCAACACAGACGGGATCGAGCTGCTGGTTTGCTACGAGGATGAGGGCGTCTATGTCAACACCTATGGCCGCATCACCAAGGATGTGGTGCTGCAGTGGGGAGAAATGCCGACATCAGTGG CCTACATTAGGTCAAACCAGATCATGGGCTGGGGTGAAAAGGCCATCGAGATCCGCTCAGTGGAGACGGGACACTTGGATGGCGTCTTCATGCATAAGAGAGCCCAGCGACTTAAGTTCCTCTGTGAGAGGAATGACAAG GTGTTCTTCGCTTCAGTGCGTCAGGGTGGTGCTAGCCAGGTCTACTTCATGACTCTCGGTCGCACCTCTCTCATGAGCTGGTAG
- the LOC128755006 gene encoding TRAF2 and NCK-interacting protein kinase-like isoform X4 — protein sequence MANDSPAKSLVDIDLASLRDPAGIFELVEVVGNGTYGQVYKGRHVKTGQLAAIKVMDVTEDEEEEIKLEINMLKKYSHHRNIATYYGAFIKKSPPGHDDQLWLVMEFCGAGSITDLVKNTKGNQLKEDWIAYISREILRGLAHLHAHHVIHRDIKGQNVLLTENAEVKLVDFGVSAQLDRTVGRRNTFIGTPYWMAPEVIACDENPDATYDYRSDLWSCGITAIEMAEGAPPLCDMHPMRALFLIPRNPPPRLKSKKWSKKFFSFIEGCLVKNYTQRPPTDQLLKHPFIRDQPNERQVRIQLKDHIDRTKKKRGEKDETEYEYSGSEEEEEDPPEQEGEPSSIVNVPGESTLRRDFIRLQQENKERSEALRRQQLLQEQQLREQEEYKRQLLAERQKRIEQQKEQRRRLEEQQRREREMRRQQEREQRRREQEDKRRIEEMDRRRKEEEERRRAEDEKRRNDREQEYIRRQLEEEQRHLEMLQEQLLREQAMLLEFKWRELEEQRKAERLHKRLQQEHVYQLSLQRDSKPPADKSKLYSDNSKPSKTSTLPPDRPQTSTSHAQVLESTSLKASCTRESSTTSDATRLKTDVSEMNDSDESSKNSLSLTLSDSNATQAEDLESDKVPEPVKHPPQPVKEADERYRKNIQGSPQTAAPPKQPPLPPRSSEPFSNGGSSEASAMHRPMEPQVQWSHLAALKSSNSATPSPPPPPPVARSQSFSESSNVTTNFAQLQLRSQDPHHHHHLHHPSPARNDPQPPLHHSQAQPRADHQAAGEEVPPKVPVRTTSRSPVLPRRESPLPSQPGGQRNAGVNVEQRPLWDRVEKLQPRPGSGSSSGSSNSSSQASPGDRFRPRSSSKSEGSPHQRLENVPKKTDEKNQARPTRPSDLTALAKELRAVDDAKPPNKVTDYSSSSEESGTTDEEDDEEVDQEAGEESTSGAEDSRAGRVSNGETESAKTMLVEDSESDQATTPSKDGTLVIRQSTIDIKRLVNMSSSPAGNSQPLPLGHGFQEKNGFASRIHHLPDLIQQSHHSPSSSTTMLSSSSSFPSTPSHPSPAMSPLNPLDQLIAIESQSESNSMSKHKSSSSFTPFIDPRLLQISPSSGSSLNNMAAFGQDGRLPDPLRSDPSRKGSVVNVNPVNTRPPSDTPEIRKYKKRFNSEILCAALWGVNLLVGTESGLMLLDRSGQGKVYPLINRRRIQQMDVLEGLNVLVTISGKKNKLRVYYLSWLRNKILHNDPEVEKKQGWVNVGDLEGCVHYKVVKYERIKFLVLALKNSVEVYAWAPKPYHKFMAFKSFGDLVHKPLLVDLTVEEGQRLKVIYGSCSGFHAVDVDSGAVYDIYLPTHIQTSIQCHAIIILPNTDGIELLVCYEDEGVYVNTYGRITKDVVLQWGEMPTSVAYIRSNQIMGWGEKAIEIRSVETGHLDGVFMHKRAQRLKFLCERNDKVFFASVRQGGASQVYFMTLGRTSLMSW from the exons ggaCGACATGTCAAGACTGGACAGCTGGCTGCCATTAAAGTCATGGATGTCACAGAG gacgaagaggaggaaaTTAAACTGGAGATCAATATGCTGAAGAAGTATTCCCACCACAGAAACATCGCCACGTACTACGGTGCTTTTATTAAAAAGAGTCCTCCTGGTCATGATGACCAGCTATGG TTGGTGATGGAGTTCTGTGGAGCTGGATCCATCACCGACCTGGTGAAGAACACCAAGGGAAACCAGCTGAAAGAAGACTGGATAGCCTACATCTCCAGGGAAATCCTCAGG GGTCTGGCCCACTTACATGCCCACCACGTCATCCACCGTGACATCAAGGGACAGAACGTGCTGCTGACTGAGAACGCAGAGGTCAAATTAG TGGACTTTGGTGTTAGTGCCCAGCTGGACAGAACAGTAGGACGGAGAAACACTTTCATTGGGACACCATATTGGATGGCACCCGAGGTCATAGCTTGTGATGAGAACCCAGATGCCACATATGACTACAGA AGCGATCTGTGGTCGTGTGGTATCACTGCCATAGAAATGGCTGAAGGAGCGCCGC CACTTTGTGACATGCATCCGATGCGTGCCCTATTTCTTATTCCAAGAAACCCTCCTCCCAGGCTTAAATCAAAAAAATG GTCCAAAAAGTTCTTCAGTTTTATCGAGGGCTGTCTGGTGAAGAACTACACGCAGCGACCACCGACAGATCAGCTGCTGAAGCATCCTTTCATCCGTGATCAGCCCAATGAGAGGCAGGTCCGCATTCAGCTGAAGGACCACATTGACCgcacgaagaagaagagaggagagaaag ATGAAACGGAGTATGAGTACAGtggcagtgaggaggaggaggaggatcccCCAGAGCAGGAAGGAGAGCCCAG TTCCATTGTCAACGTTCCTGGTGAGTCTACCCTGCGCCGGGACTTCATCCGTCTGCAGCAGGAGAACAAGGAGCGATCAGAAGCTCTTCGTCGCCAGCAACttcttcaggagcagcagctgcgtGAACAAGAGGAGTACAAGAGGCAACTTCTGGCCGAGAGGCAGAAACGTATTGAGCAACAGAAAGAGCAGCGGAGACGACTAGAGGAA CAACAAAGACGTGAGCGTGAGATGAGGCGGCAACAGGAGCGAGAGCAGCGACGCCGTGAACAGGAGGACAAGAGGCGCATCGAAGAGATGGATCGAAGAcgtaaggaggaggaggagcgccgACGTGCCGAAgatgagaagagaagaaatgacCGTGAGCAG GAATACATCCGtcggcagctggaggaggagcagagacacTTGGagatgctgcaggagcagctgctgcgtgAACAGGCCATGCTGCTG GAGTTTAAGTGGcgggagctggaggagcagcgcaAGGCAGAGCGGCTTCACAAGCGCCTGCAACAGGAACACGTTTACCAGCTGTCTCTTCAGCGCGACTCCAAACCTCCTGCAGACAAGAGCAAACTCTACTCAGACAATAGCAAACCTTCAAAGACCTCGACCCTGCCCCCTGACCGACCCCAAACTTCAACCTCACACGCTCAGGTTCTTGAGAGCACTTCCCTGAAAGCAAGTTGCACTCGTGAGTCCTCCACTACCTCTGATGCCACTAGACTCAAGACTGACGTTTCAGAGATGAATGACTCTGATGAGAGCAGCAAGAACTCACTGAGTCTGACTCTGAGTGACTCTAATGCTACCCAGGCAGAGGATTTGGAGTCTGATAAAGTTCCTGAGCCTGTCAAACATCCTCCTCAGCCTGTAAAAGAG GCTGACGAGCGCTATCGTAAGAACATTCAGGGCTCCCCTCAGACCGCTGCTCCTCCCAAGCAGCCCCCTCTGCCTCCCCGCTCCTCTGAACCCTTCTCCAATGGTGGATCCTCTGAGGCATCGGCCATGCACCGGCCCATGGAGCCTCAG GTCCAGTGGTCCCACCTGGCCGCCCTAAAGAGTAGCAACAGTGCTAccccctctcctccacctcctcctccagtcgCTCGCTCTCAGTCCTTCAGCGAGTCCAGCAACGTCACCACTAACTTTGCACAGCTCCAACTGCGTTCCCAGGAcccccaccatcaccaccatcttCACCACCCATCGCCTGCACGCAATGATCCCCAACCTCCCTTGCATCACTCTCAGGCCCAACCTCGAGCTGATCACCAGGCGGCTGGTGAGGAGGTTCCGCCTAAG GTTCCTGTCAGAACAACATCCAGGTCTCCTGTTTTGCCACGGCGTGAATCCCCGCTTCCATCACAGCCTGGCGGTCAGAGAAATGCTGGAGT AAATGTGgaacagcgccccctgtgggACCGTGTTGAGAAGCTCCAACCTCGTCCAGGCAGTGGCAGCTCCTCGGGCTCCTCCAACTCCAGCTCCCAGGCCAGTCCTGGCGACAGGTTCCGGCCTCGCT CTTCTTCCAAATCTGAGGGATCACCTCACCAGCGTCTGGAAAATGTCCCGAAAAAGACCGACGAGAAGAATCAAGCCCGACCAACCAGACCGTCT GACCTGACTGCACTCGCCAAGGAGCTGCGCGCTGTGGATGATGCTAAACCTCCTAATAAAGTGACCGACTACTCCTCCTCCAGTGAGGAGTCAGGCACcactgatgaagaggatgatgaggaggttGATCAGGAGGCAGGAGAAGAGTCAACCTCAGGAGCTGAGGACTCCAGAGCTGG GCGGGTGAGTAATGGTGAGACAGAGTCGGCTAAGACCATGCTGGTTGAAGACTCAGAAAGCGACCAAGCCACCACACCCTCCAAGGACGGCACACTGGTCATCAGACAG AGCACCATTGACATAAAACGACTGGTCAATATGTCCTCTTCCCCGGCTGGTAACAGCCAGCCCCTACCCCTCGGCCATGGCTTCCAAGAGAAAAACGGCTTTGCCAGCCGTATTCACCACCTACCTGACCTTATCCAGCAGAGCCACCACTCCCCATCCTCCTCCACAACCAtgctttcttcctcctcctcattcccTTCCACACCAAGCCACCCCAGCCCTGCCATGTCCCCACTCAACCCCCTGGACCAGCTCATTGCCATAGAG AGCCAGTCAGAGAGCAACTCCATGTCCAAACACAAGTCTTCCTCCTCGTTCACTCCTTTCATCGACCCACGTCTCCTCCAGATCTCTCCATCCAGTGGCAGCTCCCTCAACAACATGG CAGCATTTGGCCAGGACGGCCGTTTGCCTGACCCACTGAGGTCTGACCCATCACGCAAAGGTTCTGTCGTCAATGTGAACCCAGTAAACACACGCCCTCCAAGCGACACACCGGAGATTCGCAAGTACAAGAAGAGGTTCAACTCTGAGATCCTGTGTGCTGCTCTCTGGG GGGTGAACTTGCTCGTGGGAACAGAGAGTGGCCTGATGCTGCTGGACCGTAGTGGTCAGGGTAAAGTTTACCCGCTGATCAACCGCCGACGCATTCAACAAATGGACGTCTTGGAAGGCCTAAATGTTCTGGTGACCATATCAG GCAAAAAGAACAAGCTGCGCGTCTACTACCTGTCATGGCTTCGGAACAAGATTTTGCACAATGACCcggaggtggagaagaagcaggGCTGGGTCAACGTGGGCGACCTGGAAGGCTGCGTCCACTACAAAGTTG TCAAATATGAAAGGATCAAGTTCTTGGTGCTGGCCCTAAAGAACTCAGTGGAAGTCTACGCCTGGGCCCCGAAACCCTACCACAAGTTCATGGCCTTCAAG TCTTTTGGTGACTTGGTGCATAAGCCCCTGCTGGTGGAtctgactgtggaagaaggCCAAAGATTAAAGGTCATATACGGCTCCTGCTCTGGGTTCCATGCAGTGGATGTGGACTCTGGTGCTGTCTACGACATCTACCTACCCACACAT ATCCAAACCAGCATTCAATGCCATGCCATCATCATACTGCCCAACACAGACGGGATCGAGCTGCTGGTTTGCTACGAGGATGAGGGCGTCTATGTCAACACCTATGGCCGCATCACCAAGGATGTGGTGCTGCAGTGGGGAGAAATGCCGACATCAGTGG CCTACATTAGGTCAAACCAGATCATGGGCTGGGGTGAAAAGGCCATCGAGATCCGCTCAGTGGAGACGGGACACTTGGATGGCGTCTTCATGCATAAGAGAGCCCAGCGACTTAAGTTCCTCTGTGAGAGGAATGACAAG GTGTTCTTCGCTTCAGTGCGTCAGGGTGGTGCTAGCCAGGTCTACTTCATGACTCTCGGTCGCACCTCTCTCATGAGCTGGTAG